Proteins from a genomic interval of Paenibacillus lentus:
- a CDS encoding nucleotide sugar dehydrogenase yields the protein MDRNIAIIGLGYVGLPLAAAFLNKGYSVIGIDLDQQKLESLQKGKSYIADVPDRIIQLAIEQGRFTLFSEFSAVTLAESVIICVPTPLTKEHVPDLSYLIDAAEHLRVYLRAGQLVTLESSTYPGTTKEVLMPLLEESGLITGKDIFIGFSPERVDPGNEQFSLTSIPKVVSGVTGECALRTERLYKNVFDKVIRVSSTDTAEMTKLLENTFRFVNISFINEFAVLCDKLNINVWEVVEAASSKPFGYTAFYPGPGIGGHCIPVDPHYLQWKTQQIGVTSSFIELSSRINRSMPAYVLSRLKEALEQKSMKGLRIFIMGITFKKNVADIRGSSSIDLIRLLVKEGAEVIYYDPYIAELDVQGTVLKATKASSSEIRRADCVVIATDHRDLPLERILKHSRLVFDTRNATAGMAGKAKVVVLGGGGLGSA from the coding sequence GTGGATAGAAATATTGCAATTATTGGTCTTGGTTACGTAGGCTTGCCGCTGGCTGCAGCTTTTCTGAATAAGGGGTATAGCGTCATAGGAATCGATTTGGACCAACAAAAACTAGAGAGCCTGCAGAAAGGAAAGAGTTATATAGCCGATGTGCCGGATCGAATCATCCAGTTGGCCATTGAACAGGGAAGATTCACTTTATTTTCCGAGTTTAGCGCGGTTACATTGGCTGAGTCGGTAATCATTTGTGTCCCTACGCCTTTGACAAAGGAGCACGTGCCGGATCTATCGTACCTTATTGATGCAGCTGAACATTTAAGAGTTTATTTAAGAGCTGGCCAGCTAGTGACGTTGGAGAGCTCGACCTACCCGGGCACTACCAAAGAAGTATTGATGCCTTTGCTGGAGGAAAGCGGCCTAATAACGGGCAAGGATATTTTTATAGGCTTCTCTCCCGAGAGGGTTGATCCGGGCAATGAACAATTTTCTTTGACATCTATCCCCAAAGTGGTAAGCGGCGTGACCGGGGAATGCGCGCTTCGGACGGAGCGTTTATATAAGAATGTTTTTGATAAGGTGATCAGGGTATCCTCTACAGATACCGCCGAAATGACAAAGCTGCTGGAGAATACTTTCCGTTTTGTTAATATCTCTTTCATCAATGAATTTGCTGTCCTCTGCGACAAATTGAATATCAATGTGTGGGAGGTCGTCGAGGCGGCATCTTCTAAGCCATTCGGATATACGGCCTTCTACCCCGGTCCGGGGATCGGGGGGCACTGCATACCTGTAGACCCCCACTACCTGCAATGGAAAACTCAACAAATTGGTGTAACCAGTTCGTTCATCGAGCTGTCGTCACGTATCAACCGCAGCATGCCTGCATACGTCCTCTCAAGGCTAAAGGAAGCGCTCGAGCAGAAAAGCATGAAGGGTCTCCGAATTTTTATAATGGGCATTACCTTCAAGAAAAATGTTGCCGACATCAGGGGATCGAGTTCCATTGATTTGATTCGTTTACTGGTCAAGGAGGGAGCGGAGGTAATCTATTACGATCCTTACATTGCTGAGCTTGACGTCCAAGGAACAGTGCTTAAGGCAACAAAGGCCAGTAGTTCTGAAATCCGCCGGGCGGACTGCGTTGTGATCGCCACCGACCATCGTGATTTACCGCTTGAGCGTATTTTGAAGCATTCACGCCTTGTCTTCGACACAAGAAATGCCACTGCTGGTATGGCCGGAAAGGCAAAGGTCGTTGTCCTTGGCGGAGGTGGGCTGGGGTCAGCATAG
- a CDS encoding glycosyltransferase yields the protein MTRRLVIDIRFNNMGMCRDRLTRPWVEHRIKLFRDLTLSSLKHQGNQNFLTLLKYDPRSHDVIYEVLTDLGITLPDHIRFVPVEQYEQAISEYIQGADELYIARTDSDDLLHKDYFQQLHDYQHQPESWALLNQNGYYWDRDRHVMAPKFYASPQFYVLIYQVNNFLKGDRYTIRDHGHVIKFPHEKLPGRNWVNVVHSTNTSPKVVPGENRMQLDEINAVLRDYMDNPPK from the coding sequence TTGACTAGGCGATTGGTTATTGATATTAGATTTAACAATATGGGCATGTGCCGGGATCGGTTAACCCGGCCATGGGTGGAGCATCGGATCAAGCTGTTTCGGGATTTAACGCTAAGCAGCCTGAAGCACCAGGGTAATCAAAATTTCTTGACCTTGCTTAAATACGATCCACGCTCGCATGATGTTATTTATGAAGTATTAACGGATTTGGGCATTACGCTGCCGGATCATATCCGTTTTGTCCCGGTGGAACAGTACGAGCAGGCGATATCCGAATACATTCAAGGGGCAGATGAGCTCTATATTGCTAGAACGGATTCGGATGATTTGCTGCATAAGGATTATTTTCAACAATTGCATGATTATCAGCATCAGCCTGAAAGCTGGGCTTTGCTTAATCAGAACGGGTATTACTGGGATCGGGATCGCCACGTCATGGCTCCTAAATTCTATGCTTCTCCTCAATTTTACGTATTAATCTACCAAGTTAATAACTTCCTGAAAGGTGATCGGTACACCATTAGGGATCATGGTCATGTCATTAAATTCCCCCATGAGAAGCTGCCTGGACGCAACTGGGTCAATGTCGTGCATTCGACTAATACGTCACCAAAGGTTGTTCCGGGTGAGAATCGCATGCAGCTCGATGAAATTAATGCCGTTCTTCGCGATTATATGGATAATCCGCCTAAATAG
- a CDS encoding glycosyltransferase, translating to MIVKNEEKQLQKCLDSVCDIVDEIIIVDTGSTDRTKEIAGHYTAKIYDFPWIDDFAAARNYSFDRATKQFIMWLDADDLLLPPDRGKLKQLKRTLNPNQEVVMMDYHLALDDAGVPLILTRRYRLVRRDKKFKWKGIVHEDIDVSRASIAYSDVAVTHCRQGVHTERNLKILESCIASGGGLEGRLLLHYGSELADLKRYEEAIVQLNYFLKQPSQHMDDYILACIKLADCYGQLGLVDKKLEALLRSFQYDLPQSEICCAIGGCFEGRGQWAAAIYWYLQALHNASSPAVMENRTLRTWIPHSRLCICYAQRGDLNNAYHHNEKALEYLPQEQGLLENRLKLQRALGLPLSNDDPL from the coding sequence ATGATCGTAAAGAACGAAGAGAAACAGCTGCAGAAGTGCCTTGATTCAGTATGTGATATCGTCGATGAAATTATTATCGTCGATACCGGATCTACGGATCGGACGAAAGAAATCGCCGGTCACTATACTGCGAAAATTTATGATTTTCCGTGGATTGATGATTTTGCAGCTGCCAGAAATTATTCCTTTGACCGTGCCACGAAACAATTCATTATGTGGCTGGATGCCGATGACTTGTTACTGCCTCCGGACCGAGGTAAATTGAAGCAATTAAAGCGAACCTTGAATCCGAATCAAGAAGTTGTCATGATGGATTATCATCTAGCGCTTGATGATGCAGGAGTGCCCCTTATATTGACCCGGAGGTACCGGCTTGTTCGCAGGGATAAGAAATTTAAATGGAAAGGAATCGTCCATGAGGATATAGATGTATCCAGGGCAAGCATAGCATATTCGGATGTGGCCGTAACACATTGCAGACAGGGTGTGCATACGGAACGTAATCTAAAGATCCTTGAAAGCTGTATTGCTTCAGGTGGTGGCCTTGAAGGCCGCCTTCTCCTGCATTATGGGAGCGAGCTGGCAGATTTGAAGCGGTATGAGGAAGCGATTGTACAATTGAATTATTTTTTAAAGCAACCTAGCCAACATATGGACGATTATATACTGGCCTGCATCAAACTCGCGGATTGTTACGGCCAGCTTGGTTTAGTGGATAAAAAGCTGGAGGCATTGCTACGATCATTCCAATATGATCTGCCTCAAAGCGAAATCTGTTGCGCCATAGGAGGATGTTTTGAAGGAAGGGGGCAATGGGCCGCTGCGATTTACTGGTATTTGCAGGCCCTGCATAATGCTTCTTCCCCCGCTGTTATGGAGAACCGCACTCTTCGCACATGGATTCCACATAGCCGATTGTGTATATGTTACGCACAACGAGGAGATCTTAACAACGCATATCATCATAACGAAAAAGCCCTGGAGTATCTTCCGCAGGAACAAGGCCTGCTTGAGAATCGTCTCAAACTCCAGCGTGCGCTTGGTTTACCTTTGAGTAATGATGATCCACTGTGA
- the nagA gene encoding N-acetylglucosamine-6-phosphate deacetylase: MSASNRSFQIAHAEVVTPKGIIHDGAVVVEEGLIAYVGSTSGLPSDSPASASTIDAGGSYILPGFIDVHVHGGMLEDFSIPSKEAFDAITKLHCSQGTTSMLATTMTMPYDVIDEILREVNEYMSNDMPYAQLAGVHLEGPFISPKWPGAQNPTHIVPPNRSWVEAWNNRYPGLIKQVTFAPERDGALELIRYLRKEGIVAAAGHTDASYEEMMAAVQVGLHHAVHTFNAMTPLHHRKPGTAGAVLSTPAISAEIIADGIHVHHAAIKLLAQVKDDNNLILITDAMSAAGLGDGEYMLGDLPVIVKDSVCTLKDSDNTLAGSTLTMIRGFRHLVQEIGLSVERASEAASLNPAKLIRMDHLTGSVETGKQADLLLVDQNLNLQSTWVKGRKYES, translated from the coding sequence ATGAGCGCCTCGAACCGGAGTTTCCAAATTGCTCACGCCGAGGTCGTTACGCCTAAAGGCATTATTCATGATGGCGCGGTGGTTGTAGAGGAAGGCCTTATTGCATACGTAGGCTCGACATCAGGTTTGCCTTCAGATTCTCCGGCTTCAGCCTCAACGATTGACGCTGGCGGAAGCTATATCCTGCCTGGTTTTATTGATGTTCATGTGCATGGCGGCATGCTTGAAGATTTCTCGATTCCAAGCAAAGAGGCATTTGATGCAATTACAAAGCTGCATTGCAGTCAAGGGACTACATCCATGCTCGCTACAACAATGACAATGCCATATGACGTTATCGATGAAATACTGCGTGAAGTTAACGAGTATATGTCGAACGATATGCCTTATGCTCAATTGGCAGGAGTGCATTTGGAGGGACCTTTTATAAGCCCAAAATGGCCTGGTGCACAAAATCCTACGCATATCGTGCCTCCAAACCGCTCCTGGGTCGAAGCATGGAACAATAGATATCCCGGCCTGATCAAACAGGTTACCTTTGCCCCTGAAAGAGATGGAGCTCTAGAACTGATCCGTTACCTTCGGAAAGAAGGCATCGTCGCTGCTGCTGGGCATACCGATGCTTCCTACGAGGAAATGATGGCCGCGGTTCAAGTCGGACTTCACCATGCCGTCCATACGTTCAATGCGATGACGCCTCTTCACCATCGTAAACCGGGAACCGCCGGCGCAGTACTAAGCACCCCGGCGATCAGTGCTGAAATTATCGCAGACGGTATTCACGTCCACCACGCCGCAATAAAGCTGTTAGCACAAGTAAAAGATGACAACAATCTCATCTTAATTACGGATGCCATGTCAGCAGCAGGGCTGGGAGACGGTGAGTATATGCTCGGAGACCTTCCTGTCATTGTGAAGGATAGTGTCTGCACCCTTAAGGATAGTGATAATACGCTTGCCGGCAGTACCTTAACAATGATTCGTGGCTTTCGCCATCTCGTGCAGGAAATCGGCCTTTCTGTAGAAAGAGCTTCTGAGGCGGCCAGTCTGAACCCAGCCAAACTCATTCGGATGGATCATTTGACTGGTTCCGTGGAGACCGGCAAACAGGCAGATTTATTGCTGGTAGACCAGAATTTGAATCTACAGAGCACTTGGGTCAAAGGACGGAAATACGAATCATAA
- a CDS encoding YhcN/YlaJ family sporulation lipoprotein, with translation MRIAKVVSLSLSATLLASMVGITGCGTRTDNNNMRSQGVRNNNQGNYDVNSLRDGNRNFTRSLGNGQSERINSLKYSPALSNKVSQLREIQSAHVVVTDRDAYVAVTLHNNQRGRSAGQSNGMITNYGATSLMPNGMDGYRRGIAGNGTGYGTGYGTGYGTTGYGTTGFNTTNPRGTNGANYSNRGTADNGFGGRSGVIGSLFDTGTRGNQGGAGMNGGTDGTIGMKSTRRNTSNINGTGNGNVVGLGTGTGANVVDNVPQSVKDKISQAVKKTAPHIRNVYVSGHQDFVTNVSNYATQSRGGATLQGYVNDFEQLVNRIFPGRAGTMTGPNGYRNTGGGVGSTGTGTGMSGTTGTGTGSGAGFSGGVTR, from the coding sequence ATGCGAATTGCCAAAGTAGTTAGCTTATCATTGTCTGCAACATTGCTTGCCAGTATGGTGGGAATTACGGGCTGTGGGACAAGAACTGATAACAACAATATGCGATCCCAAGGCGTCCGGAACAACAATCAAGGGAATTATGATGTGAATTCGCTGCGCGATGGCAATCGAAATTTTACGCGAAGCCTTGGCAACGGACAGAGTGAACGCATTAATTCTTTGAAGTACAGTCCGGCTCTAAGCAACAAAGTATCCCAGCTTCGCGAGATTCAATCCGCACATGTTGTCGTAACGGATCGCGACGCTTATGTAGCTGTAACGCTTCATAATAATCAACGGGGACGGTCAGCTGGACAAAGCAACGGAATGATTACAAACTATGGTGCGACGAGCTTGATGCCAAACGGTATGGATGGCTATCGTAGAGGAATAGCAGGAAATGGAACGGGTTATGGAACAGGTTATGGAACGGGTTACGGTACAACGGGTTATGGGACAACAGGCTTTAATACCACTAACCCCAGGGGCACCAATGGGGCGAATTATAGCAACCGAGGCACAGCGGATAATGGATTTGGCGGCAGATCGGGAGTAATTGGAAGTCTGTTCGATACCGGAACCCGGGGCAATCAAGGGGGAGCGGGTATGAATGGTGGAACGGATGGTACGATCGGTATGAAGAGTACGCGCCGCAACACATCCAACATAAATGGCACAGGCAACGGTAACGTTGTAGGGTTAGGTACAGGCACTGGCGCCAATGTAGTAGACAATGTTCCTCAAAGTGTAAAGGATAAAATTTCTCAAGCTGTGAAGAAGACGGCACCGCATATTCGTAATGTGTATGTATCCGGGCATCAGGACTTCGTAACCAATGTCAGCAATTATGCAACACAGTCGCGGGGCGGGGCTACATTGCAGGGGTATGTTAATGACTTTGAACAGCTTGTTAATCGCATTTTTCCAGGACGTGCGGGTACAATGACAGGGCCAAACGGATATAGAAATACAGGCGGCGGTGTCGGATCAACTGGGACGGGCACAGGCATGTCTGGTACTACAGGCACAGGAACAGGTAGTGGCGCAGGATTCTCAGGAGGAGTAACTCGATAA
- the nagB gene encoding glucosamine-6-phosphate deaminase: MFNIIKVNNEQQFNETGAGIIASLLQTNPRATLGLATGGTPVGVYKHLIELYKQGLVSFKDARSYNLDEYIGLPEDHSESYRRFMNEKLFNHVDIDPSNTHVPSGVSGDGHKAAAEYNLLLEKAGQIDLQLLGLGHNGHIGFNEPAEHLTAATHVVELDEVTRKANARYFNSIDEVPTHAITMGIGSILKAKQILLMAKGADKAEIVAKALKGPITTQCPASLLQLHPNVVVIVDQEAGGLL, encoded by the coding sequence ATGTTCAATATTATTAAAGTAAACAATGAACAGCAATTCAATGAGACCGGAGCAGGAATTATTGCAAGTCTGCTGCAAACGAACCCGCGAGCTACGCTAGGACTAGCTACCGGGGGAACGCCCGTTGGAGTATATAAACACCTAATCGAGCTCTATAAGCAAGGCCTCGTGAGCTTCAAGGATGCCCGCAGCTACAATCTGGACGAATATATCGGCCTGCCGGAAGATCATTCGGAAAGCTATCGCAGATTCATGAACGAGAAGCTGTTCAATCATGTAGACATAGATCCAAGCAATACGCATGTGCCATCAGGCGTATCCGGCGATGGGCATAAAGCAGCAGCAGAATATAATTTGTTGTTGGAAAAGGCTGGCCAAATCGATTTACAGCTTCTCGGCCTTGGCCATAACGGACATATTGGCTTTAACGAGCCGGCCGAGCATTTGACGGCAGCAACGCATGTAGTCGAGCTGGATGAAGTAACTCGTAAAGCCAATGCGCGTTATTTTAACTCCATCGATGAAGTACCAACACATGCAATTACAATGGGCATCGGCTCTATTCTAAAAGCGAAGCAAATTTTGCTGATGGCTAAAGGAGCAGACAAGGCTGAAATTGTTGCCAAAGCTCTTAAAGGGCCCATCACAACTCAATGCCCTGCTTCCTTGTTGCAGCTTCATCCAAATGTCGTCGTTATTGTGGATCAAGAGGCTGGGGGGCTGTTATAA
- a CDS encoding MurR/RpiR family transcriptional regulator, which yields MNILTPILHALSAQMDALSPQERRLAEHILNAPASVIHMGITDLAEECGISPSTVTRFCKSFHFKGFPDFKMKLAFELAHKPSESHYQDIIEGNDLHRIVQAMEANHLASITDTTRLLDISQLQKAVETLCRAKRIDLYGVATSSVIAQDFYQKLIRIGKNCTAFADSHMQITSASSLSEGDAALAISYSGETPETIDALRCAKDSGAVTLSLTQYGSSSLASLADISLFSSSLEEGMRRGDMASRIAQLHVIDILFTGMVSLEFTEYTPKLKNSYQNVQIYRKTTGG from the coding sequence ATTAACATTCTTACTCCTATTCTGCACGCGTTGTCTGCTCAAATGGACGCCTTGTCACCCCAAGAAAGACGCTTGGCAGAACATATTTTAAATGCACCTGCATCCGTTATTCACATGGGTATTACTGATCTCGCTGAGGAGTGCGGAATCAGCCCTTCGACAGTGACAAGATTTTGCAAGTCGTTTCATTTCAAAGGATTTCCGGATTTTAAAATGAAGCTGGCTTTTGAGTTGGCTCATAAACCTTCAGAAAGTCATTATCAGGATATTATTGAAGGTAACGATCTTCATAGAATCGTGCAGGCTATGGAGGCCAATCACTTGGCTTCGATTACCGATACAACCCGTCTATTGGATATTTCTCAACTTCAAAAAGCTGTGGAGACACTTTGTCGCGCAAAGCGGATCGATCTGTACGGCGTGGCTACTTCCTCCGTCATTGCGCAGGATTTCTACCAGAAGCTCATACGCATCGGCAAGAACTGCACGGCCTTTGCCGATTCCCACATGCAGATCACTTCTGCTTCCAGCTTAAGCGAAGGTGATGCAGCATTGGCTATTTCATACTCTGGAGAAACGCCGGAAACCATCGATGCGCTGCGCTGTGCCAAAGACAGCGGTGCCGTTACGTTATCCTTAACCCAATACGGCAGCAGCAGCCTTGCATCCTTAGCGGACATATCCCTATTCTCTTCTTCTTTAGAGGAAGGTATGCGCCGGGGCGATATGGCCTCGAGAATTGCCCAGCTCCATGTGATCGATATTCTATTTACGGGAATGGTAAGTCTAGAGTTTACCGAATATACGCCGAAACTGAAAAATTCTTATCAGAATGTCCAAATCTATCGTAAGACTACAGGAGGCTAA
- a CDS encoding glycosyltransferase: MQRLKILFITKDFSQYLERNFHYLQLELAKHADLALCHEGGEMPDILRGLPFTPDFVLLNDMFHSTHCPPVEGVFDLQIPWGMIMHDLHGHVDRRRAFLMRKPPNIFTIYRSAFRNRYPEYEGNLYWLPHFAEPSVFRNYHQTKDIDVLLMGAINRRIYPLRHLMKTRYLKEPWFVFHKHPGYANFDADKPALVAQRFAMEANRAKIFLTCDSIYKYSLRKYFEVPASYTLLMAPPNEDLRDLGFKPGVHFVAISERDYEEKVEYYLQPHAEALRERITRQGHEFIHENHTTAVRAKKLLKIIRNIVRNG; encoded by the coding sequence ATGCAGCGGCTTAAAATATTGTTTATTACGAAAGACTTTAGTCAGTATCTGGAGCGAAATTTTCATTATTTGCAACTGGAGCTTGCCAAGCATGCGGATTTAGCGTTATGCCATGAGGGCGGGGAAATGCCCGATATTCTTCGCGGATTACCGTTTACTCCTGATTTCGTTTTGTTGAATGATATGTTTCATTCCACGCACTGTCCTCCGGTGGAAGGCGTATTTGACCTGCAAATTCCGTGGGGGATGATCATGCATGATCTTCATGGACACGTCGATCGGCGAAGGGCGTTCCTGATGAGAAAGCCACCTAACATTTTTACGATATATCGCAGTGCTTTTCGGAACAGATATCCCGAATATGAGGGTAATTTATACTGGCTTCCTCATTTCGCAGAGCCTAGCGTATTTAGGAACTATCATCAAACCAAGGATATTGATGTTTTACTCATGGGAGCCATCAACCGTAGAATATATCCCTTGCGACACTTAATGAAGACTAGATATTTAAAAGAGCCTTGGTTTGTCTTCCATAAACACCCGGGATATGCCAACTTCGATGCAGACAAACCTGCACTCGTGGCGCAAAGATTTGCGATGGAGGCGAACCGGGCGAAGATCTTCCTAACCTGTGACTCTATTTATAAATACTCACTTCGCAAGTATTTTGAGGTTCCGGCCAGCTATACGCTTCTAATGGCTCCACCCAATGAGGATTTGAGAGATTTGGGCTTCAAGCCAGGAGTGCATTTTGTTGCCATCTCTGAACGGGATTATGAAGAGAAGGTGGAGTATTATTTACAACCCCACGCCGAAGCCTTGCGCGAGCGAATTACTAGACAAGGCCACGAATTTATCCATGAGAATCATACCACTGCTGTTCGTGCGAAAAAATTGCTAAAAATCATTCGGAATATTGTAAGAAATGGATGA
- a CDS encoding glycosyltransferase family 4 protein, producing the protein MKILFTFYVPSGGVETLNRLRCEALKEIGIEGHLLYLEGGSGLQNISGIPVYISPTDDELHNLLKLHMYDAIIATSDYLMTQRLRQVGYTGPIVYELQGLGTREQAEQALKEAEPILRECCQAALMPPTSHLVELVTELCPSIPRYIFPNPLDTVTFSPRAVEASARPIIAWIGRLDKNKNWELFLHIAHSLVLAKPELLFWIFLDDKLSSEAGNNSFWEIVRLRGLNEHLQVFSNAPHSSMPNYLSSVGESGGFLLSTSYLEGFGYAVAEAISCRCPVLSSDSDGVRFFIRHNETGKFFDMGDVSGAVKEALELMNDHRLREKIRSNGHEFISGLMTPRQYAESFRQMLLTL; encoded by the coding sequence ATGAAAATATTGTTTACCTTTTACGTTCCCAGCGGCGGTGTGGAAACGCTGAATCGCCTTCGCTGCGAAGCACTTAAAGAAATCGGCATCGAAGGGCATCTCCTTTATCTGGAAGGCGGCTCCGGGCTTCAGAACATTTCAGGCATTCCTGTATATATTTCCCCTACCGATGATGAATTGCACAACCTTCTTAAGTTACATATGTACGATGCCATCATAGCAACCTCAGACTACCTCATGACGCAAAGATTACGCCAAGTCGGTTATACAGGCCCCATTGTATACGAACTCCAGGGGCTTGGAACGCGGGAACAGGCCGAACAGGCTCTAAAGGAAGCGGAGCCCATCTTACGGGAATGCTGCCAAGCTGCGCTAATGCCTCCGACTTCGCATCTTGTCGAGCTGGTTACTGAGCTATGCCCCTCCATTCCTCGTTATATCTTTCCTAATCCACTGGATACCGTAACCTTCTCACCTCGTGCCGTGGAAGCTTCAGCTCGGCCAATCATCGCCTGGATCGGGCGACTCGATAAGAATAAAAACTGGGAATTATTCCTTCACATCGCTCACTCCTTAGTACTGGCTAAGCCGGAGCTCCTTTTTTGGATCTTTCTAGACGACAAACTCAGCTCGGAAGCAGGAAATAACTCCTTCTGGGAGATCGTTCGCTTGCGGGGGCTCAACGAGCACTTACAGGTCTTTTCCAATGCTCCGCACTCAAGCATGCCGAATTACTTATCGAGTGTCGGTGAATCGGGAGGTTTTCTGCTGTCAACCTCCTATCTCGAAGGCTTCGGCTATGCTGTTGCCGAAGCCATTTCATGCCGCTGTCCCGTACTCAGCAGCGACTCAGATGGAGTCCGTTTTTTTATCCGCCATAATGAAACAGGCAAATTCTTCGACATGGGAGATGTTTCGGGAGCCGTCAAAGAGGCACTTGAGCTAATGAATGATCACAGGCTGCGAGAGAAGATTCGCAGTAACGGCCATGAATTTATATCGGGATTGATGACGCCACGGCAATATGCGGAGAGTTTTCGCCAAATGCTTTTGACTCTTTAA
- a CDS encoding MarR family winged helix-turn-helix transcriptional regulator codes for MDPNLDQYIDRLQLKYSMVAKKLRHEIMQHREQALTGPQFHMLSLIAKEQSCNVTYLAESLVVKPSAITVMLDRLVQSGYVERRHDDQDRRAVLLSITEQGKDAYEEARKKSREVLAYYFGCLDENERTILERVINKFDEAGRMKEK; via the coding sequence GTGGATCCGAATCTCGATCAATATATAGACCGGCTCCAATTGAAATATTCGATGGTTGCCAAAAAGCTGCGTCACGAAATAATGCAGCATCGCGAGCAGGCACTAACCGGTCCGCAGTTTCATATGCTGTCGCTTATAGCCAAAGAACAAAGCTGCAATGTTACTTATTTGGCGGAATCGCTCGTCGTGAAACCGAGCGCAATTACGGTTATGCTCGATCGTCTTGTTCAAAGCGGCTATGTAGAACGCAGGCATGACGATCAAGATCGGCGCGCAGTGCTGTTGTCTATCACAGAGCAGGGCAAGGATGCGTATGAGGAAGCACGAAAGAAGTCAAGGGAAGTGCTTGCGTACTATTTTGGTTGCTTGGATGAGAATGAGAGGACAATACTGGAGCGCGTGATTAACAAGTTTGATGAGGCTGGGCGGATGAAAGAAAAATGA
- a CDS encoding polysaccharide biosynthesis protein: MFKDKIILVTGGTGSWGRTLTRTLLRDNPREIRIFSRNEYAQVLMQREFGYDYRLKFVIGDVRDYDAVESGCKGADYVFHLAALKHVPVCEHQPTEALKTNVLGTENIIRASIAQKVLKVIDVSTDKAVDPINTYGMTKAIGEKLMIHANYLSEHTRFTCIRGGNVLGTNGSVVPLFIQQLKSGGELTITHSQMTRFFLTLEEAIELLLKAARTAIGGEMFVMKMKACRITDIADALADHYLGHTVPLKEIGMRPGEKLHEVLVSRYESPYTYKYNEQYFVILPSNPPVHLYKQYSHLQRIHFDEYHSNDSLISNQEIVDLLREGGFIS, encoded by the coding sequence ATGTTTAAGGATAAAATTATTCTTGTAACCGGGGGTACCGGATCATGGGGGAGGACATTGACTCGGACACTGCTCCGGGACAATCCCAGAGAAATACGCATCTTCTCCCGTAACGAATACGCCCAGGTACTGATGCAGCGGGAGTTCGGATATGACTACAGGCTGAAATTTGTGATCGGAGACGTTCGCGATTACGATGCGGTTGAATCCGGGTGCAAGGGAGCGGACTATGTATTTCATTTAGCTGCCCTGAAGCATGTTCCTGTGTGCGAGCATCAGCCAACAGAGGCATTAAAGACGAATGTTCTTGGCACTGAGAATATAATTCGCGCCAGCATCGCCCAAAAGGTGCTTAAGGTTATTGACGTATCTACCGATAAAGCTGTAGATCCAATCAACACGTACGGCATGACGAAAGCGATCGGGGAAAAGCTGATGATTCATGCGAATTATTTAAGTGAGCATACCCGGTTCACTTGCATACGAGGAGGGAATGTATTAGGAACGAATGGCAGCGTCGTACCCTTATTTATCCAACAATTAAAATCCGGGGGCGAACTGACAATAACCCACAGTCAAATGACCCGCTTTTTCCTTACGTTGGAGGAAGCGATCGAATTGCTGCTTAAGGCGGCGAGAACAGCGATCGGCGGCGAGATGTTCGTTATGAAAATGAAAGCCTGCCGCATTACCGACATTGCCGATGCGTTGGCTGATCATTACTTGGGTCATACCGTGCCCTTGAAGGAAATCGGAATGAGGCCAGGGGAGAAGCTGCACGAGGTGCTTGTCTCCCGATATGAATCACCTTATACGTACAAATACAATGAACAGTACTTCGTCATCCTTCCATCCAATCCTCCTGTCCATCTATATAAGCAATACAGCCATCTCCAGCGCATTCATTTCGATGAATATCATTCCAACGACAGTCTGATCTCTAACCAGGAGATCGTTGATCTGCTCCGGGAAGGAGGATTTATCTCCTGA